GCAAAGGGAACGTGTTCAGTTTGCGTGGGCGCCGGGGGCGGCGGACGAAAACAGTTCGTCGCAGACCTCGGCAATAATGCGTGTGATCAGCCGGCAGTCGGCCTCGTCAAAGGTCAGCGGCAGGCGCATGTCGCACATGGTGGCCAGCACCCGCTCGGTGTGCGGCAAAGACGGTGGTTCACCCAGGTATTGCCAGCTGTCGAAGCGGCTGGTGTAGCCTTTCGGGTCCGCATCGCCAAACCATTTCAGCGGCACACCGCGGGCTTCGCAGCGTTCCAGAAAGCGGCGAATGTCGGCTTCGCGCTGATCCGGCAGAGAAAACTGAATCGAGCTGGCGACAAACTGCTCGGCGGCAGGACGCTCCGGCAGGCGAAGGCAGGGAATCTGCCTCAGGCCGGCTTCGGTCACCCGGTACAGGGCATTCCAGCGCCGGCACTGCTCGTCCAGGCCGGCCAGCTGGGGGCGCAGAATGGCGGCGCGCAGGTTGTCCATGCGACCGCTGTAGTTGGGCGTTTCAAAGCGAATGCGGGCAAAAACATCCCTGGGCGGTGCCGCCAGATGCCGCTCGTAGAGCATGTAGGAGCCGGAGTAGATGATGGCCCGGGCCATGACCTCGTCGTCGTCGGTGGTCAGAAAACCGCCTTCGCCGGAGTTCATGTGCTTGTAGGTCTGGGTGCTGAAACAGCCCACCCGGCCAAAGCTGCCGCTCTTTTTGCCGTTCCAGCTGGCGCCCATGGTGTGGGCGCAGTCTTCTATCACGATGACGCCGTGACGGTTGCAGATGGCCATCAGCCGGTCCATGTCGGCCAGGTGGCCGCGCATGTGGGACAGCAGCAGGTAGTGCACGTCTTCGGCGGCGGCCTTGTGTTCAAGGTCGTCCAGATCGATGGTGAAATCGTCGGTGGTTTCCACAAACACCGGCACGCCGCCGGCGTTGTGAATGGCGCCGGGCACCGGCGCCAGGGTAAAGGCATTGCACAATACCTTATCGCCCGGCTGCACGCCCACGGCGCGCATGGCCACGTGCAGGGCATAGCCGCCCGAGGCGCAGGCCAGGCAGTAGCGGCTGCCCTGATAGGCCGCGAATTCCTGCTCCAGCAGCTCGGTTTCCGTGGCCTCGCCGGCGGCGGCGTTGTAGCGGTGCAGGCGGCCGCTGCGCATCACGGCCACCGCGCGCTCGATGCCCGCTTCCGGAATGGGCTCCTGCTGGGTGAAAGACTTGTTGAAGGTGGTCATAACTTCTCCCGGGGGCAGGTGCATGCACCTGCCCGTCTGACTCAGCAATAACGCTTCTGATCGTAAACGTGGAAATCCCACTCGGTCTCGGGGAAGTACTTGCGCAGGCGCCAGTCACAGGCGCGGGCGTGGCCTTCCATGCCTTCGGTGCGGGAGATGCGCGAGCCGGCGGCGCTGAACACCAGGTTGGCCTCTTCGCTCAGCTCCTGATAGGTCAGCACCTTCATGAACTTCTGCACGTTCAGGCCACCGCTGTAGCGGGCCGCCTTCTTGGTGGGCAGAATGTGGTTGGTGCCGGAGCACTTGTCGCCGTGAGATACCGTGCTGCCCTCGCCCAGGAACAGGGAGCCGTAGTTGTTGAGGTTGGCCTTCCACCATTCCAGATCGTCTGCCAGCACCTGCAGGTGCTCACAGGCCCACTCGTCGCTGATTTTGGCGACTTCTTCCCGGCTGTTGCCGAGGATGACCACACCGTGATCGCGCCAGGCCGCCTCGCACACTTCGGCATTGGGCATGTCGGCAATCACCTTGGGCATGATCTCCAGCACCTTCTCACCCAGCTCGCGGCTGTCGGTAAACAGCCACACCGGGGAGTTGGGGCCGTGCTCGGCCTGGGACACCAGATCCACCGCTATGGTCATGGGATCGGCGTTTTTGTCGGCAATAATGGCCGACTCGGTCGGGCCGGCAAAGACATCGATGCCCACCTCGCCGAACAGCATGCGTTTGGCTTCGGCCACGTAGGCATTGCCCGGCCCCACCAGAATGTCGGCGGGGCGGCCGGTAAACAGGCCATAGGCCATGGTGGCCACGGCGTGCACGCCGCCCATTTCCAGAATGACATCGGCGCCGGCCACGTGCATGGCATAGGCCACGGCCGGGTTGATGCTGTCGCCGCGGGGCGGTGAACAGGCCACGATAAAGGGCACGCCGGCGGCCTTGGCGGTGGCCACGCTCATCAGCGCCGAGGCGGCGTGGGCGTAACGGCCACCGGGTACATAACAGCCGGCACACTGCACCGGCAGCACCTGCTGGCCCAGGCGTACGCCTTCTTCGGTTTCAATTTCAAAGGAGGTCAGGCTGTCGCGCTGGGCTTCGGCAAAGCGCTTGATCTGGCGGTGGGCAAAGTCGATGTCGTCCTTGACCTGCTGGGGCACCTGGTCGATCAGGGCCTGCTTTTTCTGCTCGGTCAGAACGAAATCGCCCTGCCAGTTATCAAACTGTCTGGCGTATTCACGCACCGCGGTTTCACCGTTGTGGCGAATATTGGCCAGCATGTCCTTGACCACGCCCTGAATGCGCTCATCTTCCTGTGCGACTTCGCTTTCCGCCGCCGCTCTCTTGAGATATTCCATGGTATGTCACCTGTTAATTAAAACGTGCCAACTGGCTGACAACTGCGTCCGTTGGGGTGAACGGCCGGGCTGCGGCCGTTCGGGTCAATCAGTAGTACTTGGCAAAACCAAAGGCATCACGGTAGCCGAACAGCGCCTGTGCGCCGCCGGTGTGCAGGAACACCACGTTTTCGCCTTTCTTGAAGTGGCCCTTGCGGATCAGGTCGATCAGACCGGCGCCGCCCTTGCCGGAGTAAACCGGGTCCAGCAGAATGCCTTCGTGGCGGGCAAACAGTTCGATGGCTTCCAGGGTGCTGGGAGCGGGAATGCCGTAGCCTTCACCCACGTAGTCGCAGTTGGCGACCACGTCTTCACGCTTGACGGCGCCGGGGATGCCCAGCTTCTCGGCGGTGCGCTCGGCCAGACGGAACACGTTGGCTTCCTGCTGCTCGCGGGGAACCCGCACGCCGATGCCCAGCACCGGAATGCGGCTGTTGCTGCCGGACAGGCCGGTCACCAGGCCGGCCTGGGTGCCGGCGGAGCCGGTGGCGTGCACCACGTGGTCAATGCGCAGACCGGCGTCGTTGGCCTGGCCCAGCAGTTCCAGGGCGCAGTTGACATAACCCAGGGCGCCGATTTCGTTGGAGCCGCCACCGGGCACGATATAGGGTTTCTTGCCGGCCGCTTTCAGCTCGCCGGCCAGCTCTTCCATGGCCGCGTTCATGTCGGTGCCGCCCGGATACTTGCGCAGCTGGCCGCCAAACAGCTGATCCAGCATGACGTTGCCGTTGTAGTTGTAGTCAACGTCTTCGGAGCCGGTACGGTCCTCCAGCAGAATGTGGCACTCCATGCCCAGCCTGGTGGCGATGGCCACGGTCTGGCGGGCGTGGTTGGACTGGGTGGCGCCCTGAGTGATGATGGTATCGGCGCCCTGCTCCAGGGCATCGGCCATCAGGAATTCGAGTTTGCGGGTCTTGTTGCCGCCGCCGGCCAGACCGGTACAATCGTCACGCTTGATCCACAGGTTCGGACCATCCAGCAGCTTGGTCAGTTGATGCATCGGCTCCAGCGGAGTGGCCAGGTGAGCAAAGTGCAGACGGGGATAACGAGCTAGATGCATTTTAACATTCCTCTTCGTTTTGAACATGCGCAATACATTTGGTTAACAACTTCATGGTGAAAGAATCACCGCTGCACGACCAATGCTATATTGGCTTCGCCCCTGGTTACTTTTGGGCATAGGGCCAAAACGAGACTGTAAGGAATTGTTTTTAATGGAATTAAAGTGGTTGAAGGACTTTGTGGCCCTGAGTGAGCACGGCAGTTTCTCCAAGGCGGCCGAGGCCCGTTTTGTGACCCAGCCCGCATTTAGCCGGCGCATTCGCTCTTTGGAAAACTGGCTGGGGGTGGCGCTGGTGGACCGGGACAAGCACCCCACCACCCTGACCGCCAGCGGTCAGGCGTTTGTGGAGGAAGCCAAGCGCATGATCAACGACACCTACCGGGTGCGCAAACGGCTGCAGGGCCAGGAAATTCAGAAAAGCCTGGTGTTTTTTGCCCAGCACTCGCCGGCGGTGTCGTTTTTCCCTCACTGGATCCGCACCCTGGAGCCGCTGGTGGGCAACACCCTGGTCAAGCTCAGCACCGGCAACCTGCACGATCTGACCGAGTCCTTTATGGCGGGCATGGGGGACTTTCTGCTGAGCTTCTCGTCCGCCGGCGACATGGGCCAGTTGTCGCGCAACGACACCACCTGCATTCAGGTGGGCACCGACCGGCTGGTGCCGGTGTCGGCGCTGACGCCGGAAGGCACGCCGGTGTTTTCGGTCAACGGCAGGACCCCGCTCAAGCTGCTGGCCTATCCCGACGATTCCTATCTGGGCGGGCTGGTGAAGGAATTTTGCCTGAACAAGCTGCCGCCGGACTTTCAGTACAGCATAGTGTGTGAAAACGCCCTGGCGGAAGGGCTCAAGGCCATGGCGCTGCAGGGCTACGGCGTGGCCTGGCTGCCTTACGGGCTGATCCAGAACGAGCTGGCCCAGGGCCAGCTCGTGGTGTTGCAGGACGGCTTTCACACCGTGGATCTGCGCATTCTGCTGTATCGGTTCCGGCATACGGTCAAGCCGGAAGTGGATATCTTCTGGCGCTACCTGCTTGAGCTGTACAACCTCAGTTATGCCGAGCAGTTTCCCGGGATGCGGCCAGTGTCCTGACCCTTGCTCAGGGGGCGGGCAGCGCCCGCACCGCCTCGACAAGGTTGCCGGGCAGACCGGCGGCGGGGTAGGGCACCGGCCCCGAGTACCAGGGCCGGCAGGGCCGGGGCAGCGCCGGCTGGTGCAGCCGCAGCCGGGGGGCGTGCCAGTCGCCCGCCAGCCGGATGGCCAGCTCCCGGCAGCCGGCGTCGTTGATGGCGCCCAGGTCGAGATCCAGGCTGCCGCTCAGGTTCACCTCACCCCGCAGGGCCAGCAGGTGGCGCACGCTTTGCACGGCACTGCCGTTGAGGCGCCAGCGGCCGTCACGCACCGGGCCGTGCAGATCCAGCCGGTACAGAAAGCCGTCGTTCTGTCGCATGTCGAGCGCCGCCAGAGCCGCATCCACCTGTTTGGGCGTGGCGTAGTCTTCGCCCAGACGGTTGCGCAGCCAGGCATCCAGCCCCAGCTGTTCCACAAAGATGTCCCGCCCGTCCAGGGTCAGTTCTCCCTGCCAGCTGGCGGGAGTTCCGGGTTCGCCGGTGAGGCTGGCCCGGATATCGATATCGCCGGCAAAACCCTGGCCGGCCCGCAGCCAGTTGCTGAGATGGCGCAGCTGCCAGTTTTGGCCGGTCAGCTCAAGGTGGGCTGTATGGGGAGCATACGACGCCATGCTGCCGCTGAGAGTCAGGTGGCCGTCGAGCCAGTCAGCGGTCAGGGTGTCGAGCAGCCATTGTTCGTCGGTGAGGCGGGCGCTGAACGCGGCCTGGCGCGCGATCAGGCTGTTCCAGGCCAGATCGCCGATGCTGCCTTCCAGCCGGGCCTGTTCGCTCAGGGGGCGCCACAGCCCCGCCGACCAGGCCAGATCGGTGATGAACAGGTTGCCGTCCAGCAACGACAGCGGCAGTGTGTCGTCCAGCGACAGCAGCTCGGTGCGGCTCAGGTTGAGTTTGTGAATGCGTACCTCGGGCAGGGACCAGGTGATGTCGGGTTGCCACACCAGCTTGTTGCCGGCCAGTTGCAGTTCGTCGATATCGAGCCGTCCCTGGCCGGGATACCAGCCCAGTTCGGCCTCGATGCTGCCTTCCCAGGCCTGGCCGTTCAGGCGCATACCCTGACGCTCACCATCTCCCAGCCAGTGCAGCCGGTGCTGGTCCAGGCGCAGCCAGTCGAGGGTGGCCTCGTCCGCCTGCCAGTTGCCCCGCCCTTCGGGCAGGCTGCGGCCGTTCCATTCCAGATCCCGCAGTTCGCCGCGCATGCCGTTGACGGTGAGCCGCGGCGTGGTCAGGCTGACGTCGTCGAGTGCGGCCCGGTTCAGCAGCAGCCGCCAGCCGTCGGGCAGGGCGGGGGACTCACCAAGCTGCAGCCTGACCTGACTGAATTGCGGGCGTTCCAGCCGCAGCTCGCGCTGGCGGGGGTCCAGTACCAGCCGGCCGCTGACCAGACCGCCGAACAACCGGCCGCGCACATCGTCCAGCTCCAGCCGGCCCTGACGCAGCTGGCCGCCGGCATCCAGTTGTGCCAGCTCCAGCGCCGGGTGGGACAACTGGCGCAGGCGGACGCTGAGGCGGGCATCCGCCTCCCATTGCCACTGGCCCTGCCGCCTGGGCTGCCAGTCCCGGAGCCTGAGCTCGATGCCGCCGGCCTCCCAGCCCTGGCCGGCCAGGGCGAGATTTTTGGTATTGAGTTCTTGAATGTGAATGTCGGCCAGGCTGGCGGGCAGGGCGGGTGCCTGGGCCCGCTCCAGGTTGAGCCTGCCGTCTATGATGTCGAGAATGGCGACCTCGGTGCGGCCGGCCAGGGGGGCGAGCTGCTCCAGCTCCAGGTAGATCTGGCGGGCGCTGAACCAGTCGCCCAGGCGCACGTCTTCCGCCAGCAGCTTGTAGGGCGACAGCGGGTTGAATTCCAGCCGGCCCACGCTTAGCCCCAACTCGGTGTTTTCGTTCAGCCAGGTGAGCACCGGTTTTTTCAGCTGGTTGACGTCCAGCACGTTCAGCAGCAACCAGCCGCCGAGCAACAGCACCAGCAGCCCCGTCAAACCTCTTCTGGCCAGCTTTTTCATCAGATTATCCCTTTAAAATCCGCTGCTTGTATCATACCCGTGCAGGGCTGCACCGGAAACAGCTTCACACCTTGCCGTAGTGATCCCGAGTGCCGAGCCAGCGCCGGATCAGCGGGGCCACGCAGCCGGGGTGGTGGTCGGCGAGATGGCGGGCCAGCCGCTGCACCTCGGGCAGCAGCGCCTGATCCCGCACCAGATCGGCAATCTTGAGATCTGCCAGGCCGGTCTGGCGGGTGCCCAGCAGCTCCCCCGGACCGCGAATTTCCAGATCCTTCTGGGCGATGACGAAGCCGTCGTTGGTGTCGCGCAGCACCCCCAGCCGCTGGGTGGCGGTTTTTGACAGGGGCGCATGGTAGAGCAGCACGCAGTGGGAAGCGGTGGCGCCCCGGCCCACCCGGCCGCGCAGCTGGTGCAACTGGGCCAGGCCCAGGCGCTCGGGGTTTTCGATGATCATCAACGAGGCATTGGGCACGTCCACTCCCACTTCAATCACGGTGGTGGCCACCAGCAGGTCCAGCTGGCCGTCCTTGAAACCGGCCATCACCGCCTGCTTTTCCGCCGCCTTCATACGGCCGTGCACCAGTCCCACTTTCAGCTCCGGCAGGCGGGCCGACAGGGCGGCGGCGGTGTCTTCCGCCGCCTGGCATTCCAGCACGTCCGACTCGTCAATCAGGGTGCACACCCAGTAGGCCTGCCGGCCCTCTTCACGGCATACTTGTCGTACCCGCTCGATCACCTCGTCGCGCCGAGTGTCGGGAATGGCGACCGTGGTGACCGGGGTGCGCCCGGGGGGCAGTTCGTCGATGATGGAGGTGTCGAGATCGGCATAGGCGGTCATGGCCAGGGTGCGGGGAATGGGGGTGGCGGTCATGATCAACTGGTGCGGATAGTACTCACCCTGGCTGCCTTTTTCCCGCAGGGCGAGGCGCTGGTGCACGCCAAAGCGATGCTGTTCGTCGATGATCACCAGCTCCAGGGCGTTGAACTGCACCTGCTCCTGAAACAGGGCGTGAGTGCCCACGATCATCGCCAGCTCGCCGCTGGCGAGCTGTTCCAGCTGCTCGGCCCGGGCCTTGCCCTTGACCTTGCCCGCCAGCCAGCCGACCCGAATGCCCAGGGGCGCCAGCCAGGCGGCAAAGTTGGCGGCGTGCTGCTCCGCCAGCAGCTCGGTGGGGGCCATCAGTGCCACCTGGCCCTGATTGCCGATCACCTGCAGTGCCGCCAGTGCCGCCACCAGGGTCTTGCCCGAGCCTACATCCCCTTGCACCAGCCGCATCATGGGCACGTTTTTGTGCAAATCGGCGCCGATTTCCGCCACCACCCGTTGCTGGGCCCCGGTAGGGGAAAACGGCAGCCGGGCCAGAAAGTCGTTTACCAGTGTCTCGGCGGGCGGCAGGGCCCGGGCCCGGTGGGCCTGGCCCTGCTCGCGCACCTGCAGCACCGACAGGTTGTGGGCCAGCAGCTCCTCCATTACCAGCCGCTGCTGGGCCGGATGCTGGCCTTGTTCAAGCTGGTCCAGCGCCACATCGGGCGGTGGCCGGTGCAGCAGGCGCACGGCGTCGTTGAGGGGCAGTTGCCGGCGATACAGGCCCGGAGGCAGCAGCTCGGCCAGCGGGGTTTGTTCCAGCAGGGCAAGGGCCTGATCGGTGAGCTGGCGCAGGCTTACC
The Oceanimonas pelagia genome window above contains:
- a CDS encoding LysR family transcriptional regulator; amino-acid sequence: MELKWLKDFVALSEHGSFSKAAEARFVTQPAFSRRIRSLENWLGVALVDRDKHPTTLTASGQAFVEEAKRMINDTYRVRKRLQGQEIQKSLVFFAQHSPAVSFFPHWIRTLEPLVGNTLVKLSTGNLHDLTESFMAGMGDFLLSFSSAGDMGQLSRNDTTCIQVGTDRLVPVSALTPEGTPVFSVNGRTPLKLLAYPDDSYLGGLVKEFCLNKLPPDFQYSIVCENALAEGLKAMALQGYGVAWLPYGLIQNELAQGQLVVLQDGFHTVDLRILLYRFRHTVKPEVDIFWRYLLELYNLSYAEQFPGMRPVS
- the recG gene encoding ATP-dependent DNA helicase RecG, which codes for MKLDKMPLSLLKGVGDKMQEKLHRLGLETVQDLLFHLPLRYEDRTQICPVAELRPGMHVSVAGEVVDSHISYGRKRMLLCRLRDHSGTLTLRFFNFAAAQKNSLTAGTRLRAFGEIRPGHHGLEIIHPEYSLLQGDNPVSTETSLTPVYGTTEGLRQVSLRQLTDQALALLEQTPLAELLPPGLYRRQLPLNDAVRLLHRPPPDVALDQLEQGQHPAQQRLVMEELLAHNLSVLQVREQGQAHRARALPPAETLVNDFLARLPFSPTGAQQRVVAEIGADLHKNVPMMRLVQGDVGSGKTLVAALAALQVIGNQGQVALMAPTELLAEQHAANFAAWLAPLGIRVGWLAGKVKGKARAEQLEQLASGELAMIVGTHALFQEQVQFNALELVIIDEQHRFGVHQRLALREKGSQGEYYPHQLIMTATPIPRTLAMTAYADLDTSIIDELPPGRTPVTTVAIPDTRRDEVIERVRQVCREEGRQAYWVCTLIDESDVLECQAAEDTAAALSARLPELKVGLVHGRMKAAEKQAVMAGFKDGQLDLLVATTVIEVGVDVPNASLMIIENPERLGLAQLHQLRGRVGRGATASHCVLLYHAPLSKTATQRLGVLRDTNDGFVIAQKDLEIRGPGELLGTRQTGLADLKIADLVRDQALLPEVQRLARHLADHHPGCVAPLIRRWLGTRDHYGKV
- a CDS encoding AsmA-like C-terminal region-containing protein — its product is MKKLARRGLTGLLVLLLGGWLLLNVLDVNQLKKPVLTWLNENTELGLSVGRLEFNPLSPYKLLAEDVRLGDWFSARQIYLELEQLAPLAGRTEVAILDIIDGRLNLERAQAPALPASLADIHIQELNTKNLALAGQGWEAGGIELRLRDWQPRRQGQWQWEADARLSVRLRQLSHPALELAQLDAGGQLRQGRLELDDVRGRLFGGLVSGRLVLDPRQRELRLERPQFSQVRLQLGESPALPDGWRLLLNRAALDDVSLTTPRLTVNGMRGELRDLEWNGRSLPEGRGNWQADEATLDWLRLDQHRLHWLGDGERQGMRLNGQAWEGSIEAELGWYPGQGRLDIDELQLAGNKLVWQPDITWSLPEVRIHKLNLSRTELLSLDDTLPLSLLDGNLFITDLAWSAGLWRPLSEQARLEGSIGDLAWNSLIARQAAFSARLTDEQWLLDTLTADWLDGHLTLSGSMASYAPHTAHLELTGQNWQLRHLSNWLRAGQGFAGDIDIRASLTGEPGTPASWQGELTLDGRDIFVEQLGLDAWLRNRLGEDYATPKQVDAALAALDMRQNDGFLYRLDLHGPVRDGRWRLNGSAVQSVRHLLALRGEVNLSGSLDLDLGAINDAGCRELAIRLAGDWHAPRLRLHQPALPRPCRPWYSGPVPYPAAGLPGNLVEAVRALPAP
- a CDS encoding D-cysteine desulfhydrase, with the protein product MHLARYPRLHFAHLATPLEPMHQLTKLLDGPNLWIKRDDCTGLAGGGNKTRKLEFLMADALEQGADTIITQGATQSNHARQTVAIATRLGMECHILLEDRTGSEDVDYNYNGNVMLDQLFGGQLRKYPGGTDMNAAMEELAGELKAAGKKPYIVPGGGSNEIGALGYVNCALELLGQANDAGLRIDHVVHATGSAGTQAGLVTGLSGSNSRIPVLGIGVRVPREQQEANVFRLAERTAEKLGIPGAVKREDVVANCDYVGEGYGIPAPSTLEAIELFARHEGILLDPVYSGKGGAGLIDLIRKGHFKKGENVVFLHTGGAQALFGYRDAFGFAKYY
- a CDS encoding DegT/DnrJ/EryC1/StrS family aminotransferase — encoded protein: MTTFNKSFTQQEPIPEAGIERAVAVMRSGRLHRYNAAAGEATETELLEQEFAAYQGSRYCLACASGGYALHVAMRAVGVQPGDKVLCNAFTLAPVPGAIHNAGGVPVFVETTDDFTIDLDDLEHKAAAEDVHYLLLSHMRGHLADMDRLMAICNRHGVIVIEDCAHTMGASWNGKKSGSFGRVGCFSTQTYKHMNSGEGGFLTTDDDEVMARAIIYSGSYMLYERHLAAPPRDVFARIRFETPNYSGRMDNLRAAILRPQLAGLDEQCRRWNALYRVTEAGLRQIPCLRLPERPAAEQFVASSIQFSLPDQREADIRRFLERCEARGVPLKWFGDADPKGYTSRFDSWQYLGEPPSLPHTERVLATMCDMRLPLTFDEADCRLITRIIAEVCDELFSSAAPGAHAN
- the hisD gene encoding histidinol dehydrogenase, which translates into the protein MEYLKRAAAESEVAQEDERIQGVVKDMLANIRHNGETAVREYARQFDNWQGDFVLTEQKKQALIDQVPQQVKDDIDFAHRQIKRFAEAQRDSLTSFEIETEEGVRLGQQVLPVQCAGCYVPGGRYAHAASALMSVATAKAAGVPFIVACSPPRGDSINPAVAYAMHVAGADVILEMGGVHAVATMAYGLFTGRPADILVGPGNAYVAEAKRMLFGEVGIDVFAGPTESAIIADKNADPMTIAVDLVSQAEHGPNSPVWLFTDSRELGEKVLEIMPKVIADMPNAEVCEAAWRDHGVVILGNSREEVAKISDEWACEHLQVLADDLEWWKANLNNYGSLFLGEGSTVSHGDKCSGTNHILPTKKAARYSGGLNVQKFMKVLTYQELSEEANLVFSAAGSRISRTEGMEGHARACDWRLRKYFPETEWDFHVYDQKRYC